The following coding sequences are from one Xiphophorus couchianus chromosome 7, X_couchianus-1.0, whole genome shotgun sequence window:
- the praf2 gene encoding PRA1 family protein 2, producing the protein MAGVQPPPLRSLDDFLLSSARFAVPDVRDLDRWNSRMINNLLYYQSNYVLSALSVLLLVGYFQPIQMFVGMTVVTALFLGFVWAAENKAPIRRFRRNHPLLAVLAILLASYLFISVLGGVTVFLFGIASPVLMVLVHASMRLRNLKNKLENKLESIGLKRTPMGLLLEALGQEQEAGS; encoded by the exons ATGGCAGGCGTGCAGCCGCCCCCCCTACGCAGCCTGGATGATTTTCTGCTGAGCTCGGCTCGTTTTGCGGTGCCAGATGTGCGGGACCTGGACCGCTGGAACAGCCGCATGATCAACAACCTTTTGTATTATCAAAGCAATTACGTCCTGTCCGCGCTGAGCGTCCTGCTCCTTGTGGG GTATTTCCAGCCCATCCAGATGTTTGTTGGGATGACGGTGGTCACCGCGTTGTTCCTGGGTTTCGTCTGGGCTGCGGAGAACAAAGCTCCCATCCGCCGTTTCCGTAGAAACCACCCATTATTGGCTGTGCTCGCCATTCTCTTGGCCAGTTACCTCTTCATATCGGTGTTGGGAGGAGTGACTGTGTTCCTGTTTGGAATAGCAAGCCCAGTACTGA TGGTTCTGGTCCATGCGTCGATGAGGCTGCGGAACCTAAAGAACAAGCTGGAGAACAAACTGGAGAGCATCGGCCTGAAGCGGACCCCCATGGGGCTCCTGCTGGAGGCCCTGGGGCAGGAGCAGGAGGCTGGCTCCTAA
- the copz2 gene encoding coatomer subunit zeta-2 isoform X2 produces the protein MDSTSLEPSLYTVKAVFILDNDGNRLLSKYYDPELYPTMKEQKNFENNVFSKTHKADNEIAFLEGMTIIYKSSIDLFFYVVGSAQENELMLMSVLNCLFDSVSHILRKNVERRCLLDNMEGVFLVVDEIIDGGVILESDSQQVLQKVNYRADDNPLTEQSVAQHLTEKLALTTNVLQSAKEQIKWSILK, from the exons ATGGACTCCACGTCCCTG GAACCCTCTCTTTATACAgtgaaagctgtttttattcttgATAATGATGGCAACAGACTTCTGTCCAAG TACTACGACCCCGAGCTTTACCCCACCATGAAGGAGCAGAAGAACTTTGAGAATAATGTCTtcagcaaaacacacaaagcagaca ATGAGATAGCGTTCCTGGAGGGGATGACCATCATCTATAAGAGCAGTATAGATCTTTTTTTCTACGTGGTGGGAAGTGCTCAGGAAAATGAG CTGATGCTGATGTCTGTGTTGAACTGTCTGTTTGACTCCGTCAGTCACATCCtgag AAAGAACGTGGAGCGGAGGTGTTTACTGGACAACATGGAGGGAGTCTTCCTCGTCGTGGACGAGATCATTGATGGGGG GGTGATTTTGGAAAGTGATTCCCAACAGGTCTTACAGAAGGTCAACTACAGG gcTGATGACAACCCATTAACTGAACAAAGTGTGGCTCAG CACCTAACAGAAAAGCTGGCACTGACCACTAAC GTTTTGCAGTCAGCAAAGGAGCAGATAAAATGGTCCATACTAAAATGa
- the copz2 gene encoding coatomer subunit zeta-2 isoform X1, whose protein sequence is MDSTSLEPSLYTVKAVFILDNDGNRLLSKYYDPELYPTMKEQKNFENNVFSKTHKADNEIAFLEGMTIIYKSSIDLFFYVVGSAQENELMLMSVLNCLFDSVSHILRKNVERRCLLDNMEGVFLVVDEIIDGGVILESDSQQVLQKVNYRADDNPLTEQSVAQVLQSAKEQIKWSILK, encoded by the exons ATGGACTCCACGTCCCTG GAACCCTCTCTTTATACAgtgaaagctgtttttattcttgATAATGATGGCAACAGACTTCTGTCCAAG TACTACGACCCCGAGCTTTACCCCACCATGAAGGAGCAGAAGAACTTTGAGAATAATGTCTtcagcaaaacacacaaagcagaca ATGAGATAGCGTTCCTGGAGGGGATGACCATCATCTATAAGAGCAGTATAGATCTTTTTTTCTACGTGGTGGGAAGTGCTCAGGAAAATGAG CTGATGCTGATGTCTGTGTTGAACTGTCTGTTTGACTCCGTCAGTCACATCCtgag AAAGAACGTGGAGCGGAGGTGTTTACTGGACAACATGGAGGGAGTCTTCCTCGTCGTGGACGAGATCATTGATGGGGG GGTGATTTTGGAAAGTGATTCCCAACAGGTCTTACAGAAGGTCAACTACAGG gcTGATGACAACCCATTAACTGAACAAAGTGTGGCTCAG GTTTTGCAGTCAGCAAAGGAGCAGATAAAATGGTCCATACTAAAATGa